In Rhodamnia argentea isolate NSW1041297 chromosome 4, ASM2092103v1, whole genome shotgun sequence, the following proteins share a genomic window:
- the LOC115756768 gene encoding aminopeptidase M1-like, which yields MEQFKGQPRLPKFASPKRYDIRLKPDLAACKFAGSVAIDLDIVGETKFIVLNAADLSIQDGTVSFTSKASSKVFEPCKVDLVEEDEILVLEFPESLPTGSGVLAIGFDGTLKDMMKGFYRSTYEHNSEKKNMAVTQFEPADARRCFPCWDEPACKATFKITLDVPSDLVALSNMPIVDEKVEGHVKTVFYQESPIMSTYLVAVVVGLFDYVEDHTSDGVKVRVYCQVGKQNQGKFALHVAVKTLELYREYFAVPYSLPKLDMIAIPDFAAGAMENYGLVTYRETALLFDEKHSAASNKQRVATVVAHELAHQWFGNLVTMEWWTHLWLNEGFATWVSYLATDGLFPEWKIWTQFLEESTEGLRLDGLAESHPIEVEINHAGEMDEIFDAISYRKGASVIRMLQSYLGAECFQKSLASYIKRHACSNAKTEDLWAALEEGSGEPVNKLMNSWTKQKGFPVVSIKIKDDKLEFEQSQFLSSGSHGDGQWIVPVTFCCGSYVARRSFLLETKSTSIDLKETGAWIKVNVDQAGFYRVKYDEDLQAKLRYAIENEMLAATDRFGILDDSFALCMARQQSLTSLLTLMAAYREELDYTVLSNLTSISCKVARIAADATPKLMDYVKQFFIGLLQYSAEKLGWEPKPGESHLEAMLRGEILSALAEFGDEPTLKEASRRFHAFLEDRSTPLLPPDIRGAAYVAVMQTVNASNRSGFESLRRVYRETDLSQEKTRILGSLASCPDPNIILEVLNFILSPEVRSQDAVSGLAVCREGRETAWTWLKENWEHIWKTYGSGFLVTLFVSAVVSPFASFEKAKEVEDFFATRSKPSITRTLKQSIERVNINAQWVQSIRNEEYLAETVKELAYRKY from the exons ATGGAGCAATTCAAGGGCCAACCTCGCCTCCCCAAGTTCGCATCGCCCAAGCGATACGACATACGGCTCAAGCCCGACCTCGCCGCCTGCAAATTCGCCGGCTCCGTCGCCATTGACCTCGACATCGTTGGCGAGACCAAGTTCATCGTCCTCAATGCCGCCGACCTGTCAATTCAGGACGGGACTGTTTCGTTCACCAGCAAAGCGTCCTCCAAG GTGTTTGAGCCTTGTAAAGTTGACTTGGTTGAGGAAGATGAGATATTGGTTTTGGAGTTCCCCGAGTCGCTGCCTACTGGGAGTGGAGTTTTGGCTATTGGTTTTGACGGGACTCTTAAAGATATGATGAAAGGGTTTTACAGAAG TACTTATGAGCACAACAGCGAGAAGAAGAATATGGCCGTTACTCAGTTTGAGCCAGCTGATGCTCGGCGATGCTTTCCTTGTTGGGATGAGCCTGCTTGCAAG GCAACATTCAAAATTACTTTAGATGTGCCATCTGATCTAGTAGCTCTCTCCAACATGCCAATTGTTGATGAAAAGGTGGAAGGACATGTTAAGACAGTTTTTTATCAAGAATCGCCCATTATGTCGACGTACTTGGTCGCGGTTGTTGTTGGGTTATTTGACTATGTGGAAGATCATACCTCTGATG GAGTAAAGGTGCGGGTATACTGTCAAGTCGGGAAgcaaaatcaaggaaaatttgCCCTACATGTTGCTGTCAAGACACTTGAATTATACCGAGA aTACTTTGCTGTGCCATACTCTCTCCCAAAACTGGATATGATTGCTATCCCAGATTTTGCTGCTGGTGCCATGGAAAATTATGGTTTAGTTACTTATCGTGAAACAGCTCTACTCTTTGATGAGAAGCACTCAGCAGCATCTAACAAGCAGAGG GTCGCTACAGTTGTAGCCCATGAACTGGCTCACCAGTGGTTTGGTAACCTTGTTACCATGGAGTGGTGGACTCATCTGTGGCTAAATGAGGGTTTTGCTACTTGG GTGAGCTATTTGGCTACTGATGGCCTGTTTCCTGAGTGGAAAATATGGACTCAGTTCCTTGAAGAATCTACCGAAGGGCTGAGACTGGATGGGCTTGCTGAGTCCCACCCCATTGAG GTGGAGATTAACCATGCTGGTGAGATGGATGAAATCTTCGACGCAATAAGTTATAGAAAGGGTGCATCTGTGATCCGAATGCTTCAAAGCTATCTTGGTGCTGAATGTTTTCAG AAATCACTAGCTTCATACATAAAGAGGCATGCTTGCTCAAATGCAAAGACAGAGGACCTCTGGGCTGCCCTCGAAGAGGGATCAGGTGAACCTGTGAACAAGTTAATGAATTCGTGGACCAAGCAGAAAGGATTCCCTGTGGTTTCCATCAAAATCAAAGATGACAAGTTAGAGTTCGAACAG TCACAATTTTTATCAAGCGGTTCCCATGGGGATGGACAGTGGATTGTTCCTGTAACATTTTGTTGTGGCTCATACGTTGCTCGCCGAAGTTTTCTATTGGAAACAAAATCCACGTCTATTGATTTAAAGGAAACAGGGGCTTGGATAAAAGTTAATGTGGACCAGGCAGGCTTCTATAGGGTGAAGTACGACGAAGACCTTCAAGCCAAGTTAAGATATGCCATAGAGAACGAAATGTTAGCTGCAACAGATAGATTTG GTATACTGGATGATTCCTTTGCTCTTTGTATGGCTCGCCAGCAGTCCTTGACTTCTTTGCTCACTTTAATGGCTGCTTACAGAGAAGAACTCGATTATACTGTGCTATCGAATTTGACAAGT ATAAGTTGCAAAGTTGCAAGGATTGCTGCAGATGCTACTCCTAAATTAATGGATTACGTTAAACAATTTTTCATCGGTCTTTTGCAATACTCTGCAGA GAAGCTTGGTTGGGAGCCCAAACCGGGTGAGAGTCATTTAGAAGCTATGTTGAGAGGAGAAATTTTATCTGCCCTGGCAGAGTTTGGAGATGAACCCACACTGAAGGAAGCAAGCAGGCGCTTTCATGCATTCTTGGAGGACAGGAGCacacctcttcttcctcctgacATCCGAGGG GCAGCCTATGTGGCTGTGATGCAAACTGTGAATGCATCAAACCGATCAGGTTTTGAATCTTTGCGGAGAGTCTACAGAGAGACTGACTTGAGCCAGGAAAAAACCCGCATTTTAG gtTCATTGGCCTCTTGTCCAGATCCTAATATCATCCTTGAAGTGCTCAACTTCATATTGTCTCCTGAG GTTCGCAGTCAAGATGCTGTCTCTGGGCTTGCTGTTTGCAGGGAAGGACGTGAAACCGCTTGGACTTGGCTGAAG GAAAATTGGGAACACATTTGGAAAACATATGGTTCTGGGTTTCTCGTGACACTGTTTGTTAGTGCAGTTGTCTCACCG TTTGCATCATTTGAGAAAGCCAAGGAAGTGGAGGACTTTTTTGCGACCCGGTCGAAGCCTTCTATTACAAGAACACTGAAGCAGAGCATTGAGCGGGTGAACATCAATGCGCAATGGGTTCAAAGCATTCGGAACGAAGAATATCTTGCCGAGACGGTGAAGGAGCTGGCATACAGGAAGTACTAg
- the LOC115756773 gene encoding protein phosphatase 2C 53-like codes for MSLVDLVLCRVDNSGSDHIRRVSQVDLSRLNLMANTSDSLSDSVMKDTTEVVSGEEDDSSCGDLDNEVRIVAVSVPAEEKSNEIPLLDMITDDKTDWIATGDVIAQESEDDSLSLEGDRFLDSSCSLSVTSETSSLCAEDFLIVDANSEIETPRCLDVEKSICSVEILAKAPDVEELNVEREMTNGPLSVAGSLEEDIRNSLSSQSSAVVVQLPLGKQVSATVGRSVFEVEYVPLWGFTSLCGRRPEMEDAVAIVPQFLKIPIQMLVGGPALDGISDFVSQQTAHFFGVYDGHGGLQVANYCREHLHLALAVEIEYFRDRLTNANFMDGCQELWRKAFTNCFVKVDAEVSGKASAEPVAPETVGSTAVVAIICSSHIVVANCGDSRAVLYRGKEPIALSVDHKPNREDEYARIEAAGGKVIQWNGHRVFGVLAMSRSIGDRYLKPWIIPEPEVMFVPRSREDECLVLASDGLWDVMTNEEVCDLARKRLLLWHKKNGVTHLPNRGEVMDPAAQAAAEYLSKCALQRGSKDNITVVVVDLKAQRKFKSKT; via the exons ATGTCTCTGGTGGATTTGGTGCTGTGTAGAGTAGATAATTCAGGCTCTGATCATATAAGAAGGGTAAGCCAGGTGGATTTGTCAAGGTTAAATTTGATGGCAAATACTTCGGATTCACTATCCGATTCTGTGATGAAGGATACAACAGAGGTGGTTTCTGGCGAAGAAGATGACTCTAGCTGTGGTGATTTGGATAATGAGGTTAGGATTGTAGCAGTGTCAGTTCCGGCAGAGGAAAAAAGCAATGAAATACCTTTGCTGGATATGATAACTGACGACAAAACTGACTGGATTGCTACTGGTGATGTGATAGCCCAAGAAAGTGAAGATGATTCCTTATCATTGGAGGGTGATCGATTCCTTGATAGCTCGTGTTCTCTTTCAGTGACAAGTGAGACTAGTAGCTTATGTGCAGAGGATTTCCTAATTGTAGATGCTAATTCTGAAATAGAAACACCTAGGTGCTTAGATGTTGAGAAGAGTATTTGCAGTGTCGAAATTCTTGCCAAGGCGCCTGACGTGGAGGAGTTGAatgttgagagagagatgacCAATGGACCTCTCTCTGTTGCAGGGAGCCTCGAGGAAGATATCAGGAACAGTTTGAGTTCCCAATCTTCCGCTGTTGTAGTTCAGTTGCCCTTAGGCAAACAAGTGAGTGCGACTGTTGGCCGAAGTGTTTTTGAGGTGGAATATGTACCCCTTTGGGGATTCACTTCGCTGTGCGGCAGGAGACCTGAGATGGAAGATGCGGTCGCAATTGTGCCTCagtttctaaaaattcctatcCAGATGCTGGTTGGTGGTCCAGCCCTTGATGGCATCAGTGATTTTGTGAGTCAGCAGACTGCTCATTTCTTCGGAGTCTATGATGGACATGGAGGTTTGCAG GTTGCAAATTACTGTCGAGAGCATCTTCATTTAGCATTGGCCGTGGAAATAGAGTATTTCAGGGATCGCTTAACTAATGCCAATTTTATGGACGGTTGCCAAGAATTATGGAGGAAGGCATTTACAAATTGCTTTGTTAAGGTTGATGCGGAAGTCAGCGGCAAAGCTAGCGCTGAACCCGTTGCCCCAGAGACAGTCGGCTCTACTGCTGTCGTTGCCATAATCTGTTCATCACATATTGTTGTGGCAAATTGTGGAGATTCCAGAGCAGTTCTTTATCGTGGAAAAGAACCCATTGCACTGTCAGTGGATCATAAG CCAAATCGGGAAGATGAATATGCTAGGATCGAAGCAGCTGGAGGAAAGGTGATCCAGTGGAATGGTCATCGCGTCTTTGGTGTTCTGGCAATGTCAAGGTCTATTG GTGATAGATACCTGAAACCTTGGATCATCCCTGAACCAGAAGTCATGTTCGTTCCCCGATCAAGGGAAGATGAATGCCTTGTTTTGGCAAGTGATGGTTTATGGGATGTGATGACAAATGAGGAGGTATGTGATTTGGCTCGAAAGAGATTACTTCTATGGCACAAGAAGAATGGGGTCACGCATCTTCCCAATAGGGGCGAGGTGATGGACCCCGCAGCTCAAGCGGCAGCTGAGTACCTTTCCAAATGTGCTCTCCAAAGGGGAAGCAAGGACAACATCACCGTGGTTGTTGTAGATTTGAAAGCTCAACGGAAGTTCAAGAGCAAGACATGA